A genomic segment from bacterium encodes:
- the nuoI gene encoding NADH-quinone oxidoreductase subunit NuoI — MFRIIKEVFIAIPKGMFVVFKQMFHKPVTVDYPFVKPPMAPRYRGLHFLERYDDGSERCVCCGLCAASCPADAIYMEPAETERGERYAKIYEINELRCIFCGFCEEACPEEAIFLGKEYEFASDHRDNFIYTKDDLLVKWPRTQPSEVKFLRPMRRVAWQQSEEGRPQH; from the coding sequence ATGTTTCGCATTATAAAGGAAGTCTTCATCGCCATACCAAAGGGAATGTTTGTCGTTTTCAAGCAGATGTTCCATAAGCCTGTCACTGTAGACTATCCATTTGTCAAACCGCCGATGGCGCCGCGCTATCGGGGACTGCATTTTCTCGAACGTTATGATGATGGCAGCGAACGCTGCGTCTGTTGCGGTCTTTGCGCCGCGTCGTGTCCCGCTGACGCGATCTATATGGAACCGGCAGAAACTGAACGCGGAGAGCGCTATGCCAAGATTTATGAAATCAACGAACTCCGCTGCATTTTCTGCGGGTTCTGTGAAGAAGCTTGTCCTGAAGAGGCTATCTTCCTTGGCAAAGAATACGAATTCGCGTCCGATCACCGCGACAACTTTATCTATACCAAAGACGACTTGCTGGTTAAATGGCCAAGAACCCAGCCGTCGGAGGTCAAGTTCTTGCGACCAATGCGCCGCGTAGCATGGCAGCAATCTGAGGAAGGCAGACCACAGCACTAA
- the nuoK gene encoding NADH-quinone oxidoreductase subunit NuoK, translating to MIPLEWFLIVAGVIFVIGMIGVIIARNVMIIFMSVELMLNAANLAMVAFSREMGILDGHVMVFVIMTVAAAEAAVGLAIIIALFRNRDTANIDEVNILKW from the coding sequence ATGATTCCACTTGAATGGTTCTTAATAGTAGCCGGCGTGATTTTTGTCATCGGTATGATCGGCGTGATCATCGCGCGAAATGTAATGATCATCTTCATGTCGGTCGAGTTGATGCTAAATGCCGCGAATCTGGCAATGGTCGCCTTCTCGCGCGAGATGGGTATCTTGGACGGGCATGTAATGGTGTTTGTGATCATGACCGTTGCGGCCGCGGAAGCCGCTGTCGGGCTTGCAATCATCATTGCACTATTTCGCAATCGTGACACAGCCAACATCGATGAAGTGAATATTCTGAAGTGGTAG
- a CDS encoding NADH-quinone oxidoreductase subunit J, whose product MELAIFLMASALSIAASILVIIQRNPIASVMYLLTSFVSQVILFIMLNAAFLAMLQIIVYAGAILVLFLFVIMLLNLRREDFGKDIKLRFKPLAIAFAVVLLFETTVAISSSRMLDRVQAQVGPDFGSVQAVGMSLFTKYLYPFELTSILLIVAVLGAVVMAKKRL is encoded by the coding sequence ATGGAACTGGCAATTTTCTTAATGGCGTCAGCGCTGTCGATTGCAGCCTCAATTCTGGTAATCATCCAGCGCAATCCCATTGCTTCGGTGATGTATCTTCTCACCTCATTTGTGTCGCAGGTGATATTGTTCATCATGTTAAATGCCGCCTTCCTGGCGATGCTCCAGATCATTGTCTATGCCGGAGCGATTCTTGTTCTGTTCCTATTCGTGATCATGCTGCTCAACTTGAGACGTGAAGATTTTGGAAAAGACATCAAGCTTCGTTTCAAACCGCTGGCAATTGCGTTCGCCGTAGTGTTGTTGTTTGAAACTACAGTAGCAATCTCTTCATCGCGAATGCTCGATAGAGTACAGGCGCAAGTTGGACCCGACTTTGGTTCGGTTCAGGCCGTCGGAATGTCATTGTTTACGAAGTATCTTTATCCGTTCGAGTTAACCTCAATTCTATTGATAGTTGCTGTACTCGGCGCTGTCGTGATGGCGAAGAAGAGGCTATAA
- the nuoL gene encoding NADH-quinone oxidoreductase subunit L, with product MNLIWLIPMMPLIGFLINGLFGSKLSKPIVNAVACGSVLAAFLLSVNSVIQLVGLPVESRSFELILYSWIPSGSFNADIGFLLDPLSSIMILVVSGVGFLIHVYSIGYMSHDKDYSRFFTYLNLFTGSMLILVLANNFVLMYVGWEGVGLCSYLLIGFWYERKSATDAGKKAFIVNRIGDFGFALGIMLLFWHLGSVNFAEVLRLAPEQLAMGGGIVTAATLLLFLGATGKSAQVPLYVWLPDAMEGPTPVSALIHAATMVTAGVYMVARCNVLFVMAPTTLLVVAIIGLFTAVFAATIGLFQNDIKRVLAYSTVSQLGYMFLACGVAAFGAGVFHLMTHAFFKALLFLGAGSVIHAMSGEQDMRKMGGLKDKLPKTFWTMMVATLAIAGIPPLAGFVSKDEILWMSFSSPYGSPVFWIVGVITAGLTAFYMFRLIYMTFYGKPRYDKHTAEHLHESPASMTTPLIILGVLSVIGGFIGWPAVLGGGAWLEHFLHPVFAKGQEIGIQHAGAHSHSTEYLLIALSVALVIVAILTARRLYLNRSENSDAMEQGLGGVHKLIYNKYYVDELYDKVFINPTVSFSVLLWKKFDVLLIDGFVNGSAWLVGQFSGALRKLQTGMIRSYAFVFLTGVIFVLGYLLLNR from the coding sequence ATGAATCTAATTTGGCTAATTCCGATGATGCCATTGATCGGCTTCCTGATCAATGGACTCTTCGGCAGCAAGCTCTCCAAGCCGATCGTAAATGCTGTCGCATGCGGCTCGGTATTGGCAGCATTCCTCCTTTCCGTTAATTCTGTCATTCAGCTTGTCGGACTTCCGGTCGAAAGCCGCAGCTTCGAGCTCATTCTCTATTCTTGGATTCCTTCAGGCAGTTTCAATGCCGATATCGGATTTCTCCTTGACCCGCTTTCGTCAATAATGATTCTCGTCGTCAGCGGCGTTGGATTCTTGATTCACGTCTACTCGATCGGCTACATGTCGCACGACAAGGATTACTCGCGCTTCTTCACATACCTGAATCTCTTCACGGGTTCGATGTTGATCCTCGTCCTCGCCAATAACTTCGTGTTGATGTATGTCGGGTGGGAAGGCGTCGGCCTCTGTTCCTACTTGCTGATTGGATTCTGGTACGAGCGCAAATCGGCGACCGACGCCGGAAAGAAAGCTTTCATTGTTAACCGAATCGGCGACTTCGGATTTGCCCTCGGTATCATGCTGTTGTTCTGGCACCTCGGTTCCGTTAACTTCGCCGAAGTCCTGCGCCTGGCGCCAGAGCAGCTCGCAATGGGCGGAGGGATAGTCACTGCTGCTACTCTGCTGCTCTTTTTAGGTGCAACCGGAAAATCAGCTCAAGTTCCACTGTATGTCTGGCTCCCCGATGCAATGGAAGGTCCCACACCAGTCTCGGCGCTGATTCATGCCGCAACGATGGTGACCGCAGGCGTTTACATGGTTGCGCGTTGCAATGTGCTCTTTGTCATGGCACCAACCACTTTGCTGGTTGTGGCAATCATCGGCCTGTTTACCGCCGTTTTCGCCGCGACAATTGGCTTATTCCAAAACGATATCAAGCGAGTACTCGCGTACTCGACAGTTAGTCAGCTCGGATATATGTTCCTCGCGTGCGGTGTGGCGGCATTCGGTGCCGGTGTGTTCCACCTGATGACCCATGCGTTCTTCAAAGCTCTTTTGTTCCTTGGCGCAGGTTCAGTCATCCACGCAATGAGCGGGGAACAGGATATGCGCAAAATGGGTGGCCTCAAAGACAAGCTCCCCAAAACGTTTTGGACTATGATGGTCGCGACATTGGCAATCGCTGGAATTCCACCATTGGCCGGCTTTGTATCCAAAGATGAAATCTTGTGGATGTCATTCTCATCGCCATATGGTTCGCCCGTTTTCTGGATTGTCGGTGTGATAACTGCCGGATTGACTGCGTTCTATATGTTCAGACTTATATACATGACATTCTATGGCAAACCGCGTTACGACAAGCATACTGCCGAGCATCTGCACGAATCACCGGCCTCGATGACAACGCCGTTGATTATCCTCGGTGTACTATCAGTCATAGGCGGCTTTATCGGTTGGCCCGCTGTTCTTGGCGGTGGCGCCTGGCTAGAACACTTCCTGCATCCCGTATTTGCGAAGGGTCAGGAGATCGGAATCCAGCATGCTGGTGCGCATTCGCACAGCACTGAGTACCTACTGATTGCGCTCAGCGTAGCTCTGGTGATCGTAGCGATCTTGACCGCCCGTCGCCTTTACCTGAATCGTTCAGAAAACTCTGATGCAATGGAGCAAGGTCTCGGCGGAGTGCATAAGCTCATTTACAACAAGTACTATGTCGACGAGCTTTACGATAAGGTCTTCATAAATCCCACGGTCAGCTTCTCGGTGCTGCTGTGGAAGAAATTTGATGTTTTGCTCATTGACGGTTTTGTAAACGGCTCGGCGTGGCTGGTAGGGCAATTCTCTGGTGCACTCCGCAAGCTGCAGACCGGTATGATTCGCAGTTACGCCTTCGTCTTTCTGACCGGTGTGATCTTTGTTTTGGGATACCTTTTGCTGAATAGATGA